In the genome of Xenopus laevis strain J_2021 chromosome 1S, Xenopus_laevis_v10.1, whole genome shotgun sequence, one region contains:
- the kdm2b.S gene encoding lysine-specific demethylase 2B-like isoform X4 produces MALSLSNDEEEYDSEQEQNRAVGRPKGKIASSPAVKLSANRTSAGARRRRTRCRKCEACLRTECGECHFCKDMKKFGGPGRMKQSCIMRQCIAPVLPHTAVCLVCGEAGKEDCVEGQEAKFNVMLMECSICNEIIHPGCLKTKESDGVVNDELPNCWECPKCNHAGKTGKVYKQKRGPGFKYASNLPGSLLKEQKVNRDNKLTEIVKKKVEREETPKQIPEEQPKKKPTEGIIKKKPEDGHVRKKRKFEKPPDPSVRKRLKLVKEEKLLRKKRRSWKTPDERAMMAKTLRRIKQEPDDDLTEAAPKSKESDQSRSSSPTAGPSTEGPEPKDKKKVRRKRRVSNKELSKELSKELNQEIQKTENTLANENHHPIKSEPESDNEEPKNCISSNGEIMHHFSKGLNGTPKELRHELFPSPKTPPRVITRPPPSLSPPKCMQMERHVIRPPPISPPPDSLPLADGATHVMQREVWMTIFSYLSHRDLCICMRVCKTWNRWCCDKRLWTRIDLNRCKSITPLMLSGIIRRQPTSLDLSWTNISKKQLSWLINRLPALRDLNLSGCSWIAVSALCSSSCPLLRTLNVQWVEGLKDAQMRDLLSPPTDNRPGQIDNRSKLRNITDLRLAGLDITDASLLLMIRHMPLLAKLDLSYCNHVTDQSINLLTAVGTSTRDTLLEINLSDCNNVTDQCLTFFKRCGSICSIDLRFCKQVTKESCEQFIAEMSVIVQFGQTEEKLLQKVS; encoded by the exons AACCGGGCAGTTGGAAGGCCCAAAGGGAAAATTGCCAGTTCACCCGCAGTGAAACTTTCTGCTAACAGAACCAGTGCAGGAGCACGTCGCAGGAGGACTCGATGCCGTAAATGTGAAGCATGCTTACGCACAGAGTGTGGGGAGTGTCACTTTTGCAAGGACATGAAGAAGTTTGGGGGTCCAGGAAGAATGAAGCAGTCCTGTATTATGCGTCAATGCATTGCA ccTGTTCTTCCTCATACTGCTGTTTGCTTGGTGTGTGGAGAAGCAGGGAAGGAGGATTGTGTAGAGGGACAAGAAGCTAAGTTCAATGTCATGCTGATGGAATGCTCCATctgtaatgaaataatccacCCAGGATGCCTTAAG ACAAAGGAGTCAGACGGTGTAGTAAATGATGAACTTCCAAACTGCTGGGAGTGCCCAAAATGCAATCATGCTGGGAAAACTGGAAAA GTCTACAAGCAAAAAAGAGGCCCGGGATTCAAATATGCTTCCAATCTGCCTGGGTCGCTTCTTAAGGAACAGAAGGTGAATCGAGACAATAAGTTAACTGAGATTGTGAAAAAGAAAGTGGAGCGAGAAGAGACCCCAAAGCAGATCCCAGAGGAGCAGCCGAAAAAGAAGCCTACTGAGGGAATCATTAAAAAGAAGCCAGAGGATGGACATGTTAGGAAGAAGAGAAAATTTGAGAAGCCTCCAGATCCCTCAGTGAGGAAACGg TTAAAGCTTGTAAAAGAAGAGAAGCTCTTAAGGAAAAAG AGGAGATCATGGAAGACACCAGATGAACGTGCAATGATGGCCAAAACACTTAGGCGTATAAAACAAGAGCCAGATGATGATTTGACTGAAGCAGCGCCAAAATCCAAGGAAAGTGACCAGTCAAGGTCTAGCTCTCCTACTGCAGGACCAAGCACAGAGGGGCCAGAGCCCAAGGACAAGAAGAAAGTTAGGAGAAAGCGGAGAGTTTCTAATAAAGAACTAAGCAAGGAATTAAGCAAAGAGTTGAATCAGGAGatacaaaaaactgaaaatacgTTGGCCAATGAGAACCACCATCCTATTAAATCTGAGCCAGAAAGTGACAATGAAGAGCCAAAAAACTGCATATCGAGCAATGGGGAAATTATGCATCATTTTAGCAAAGGATTAAATGGCACCCCAAAGGAACTGAGGCATGAGCTGTTTCCCAGTCCGAAAACTCCCCCAAGGGTTATCACACGCCCACCACCTTCCTTGTCCCCTCCTAAGTGCATGCAAATGGAGCGGCATGTAATACGGCCACCCCCTATTAGTCCTCCCCCAGATTCCCTGCCTCTAGCAGATGGAGCAACCCATGTGATGCAGAGAGAGGTCTGGATGACCATTTTTAGCTACCTCAGCCACAGGGACTTGTGCATTTGTATGAGAGTCTGCAAAACATGGAACAGATG GTGTTGTGATAAGAGGTTATGGACACGAATTGACTTAAACCGCTGTAAATCAATCACCCCACTTATGCTAAGTGGCATTATTAGGAGACAGCCAACCTCACTTGACCTTAGCTGGACAAACATATCCAAAAAACAACTCAGTTGGCTTATAAACCGGCTTCCAG CTCTTCGGGACCTTAACTTGTCAGGTTGTTCTTGGATTGCCGTGTCGGCTCTTTGTAGTTCCAGCTGCCCCTTGCTTAGGACACTGAATGTTCAGTGGGTAGAAGGGCTAAAGGACGCTCAGATGAGGGATCTCTTATCTCCTCCAACAGATAATAGACCAG GCCAAATTGATAACCGCAGTAAGCTGAGAAATATTACGGACCTCCGCCTGGCAGGATTGGATATCACAGATGCCTCGCTTCTCCTTATGATCCGGCATATGCCTCTCCTTGCCAAATTAGACCTGAGCTACTGTAACCATGTTACGGATCAATCCATCAACCTGCTCACAGCAGTGGGGACCTCCACCAGGGATACCTTGTTAGAAATTAACTTGTCAG ACTGCAATAATGTTACAGATCAGTGCCTGACTTTTTTCAAACGCTGTGGGAGTATCTGCTCGATTGACCTCCGATTCTGCAAGCAGGTTACCAAGGAAAGCTGTGAGCAGTTCATAGCAGAAATGTCTGTGATTGTACAGTTTGGGCAAACCGAAGAAAAGCTTCTTCAAAAGGTCAGCTAA